TTTCGCGACAGGGTGGTTTGTACACCAATGGACAGGTGTTGTCGCTCGGTGGCTACGCCTTTAAGTAAGAAAGACTCCAGCTCTTCCCCTTTGTAAAAAATGTCGTCGGCGTAACCGAGCACCTGCTTTCCGGCATCGGTCAGGATCAGCTTGCGTCCTTGTTTTTCAAACAATGACACACCCATGGTATGTTCCAGCCGCTTGATCTGAATAGACAGGGCTGACTGTGAAATATGAACATCCTGCGCAACCTGAGTCAGGCTGCCTGCTTTGGCAACGCGCCAGAAATAATAGAGGTGGTGATAGTTGAGTCGACTCATTTTATAGTTATATAAAATATATGGTTTAGTTAGAATATATATATTTTTTATATCTTTCAACGTCTGACATACTGAGCCCGTTCTGAATGGAGTGGGATAATTATGTCAATATCGTTAATGATGATGCTCGTCATCACGCTCAGTTTTGCGCTCAGTGCCTGGTATTGTGGCCGTGCAGGTCACATCAGCAGGCGGTTTGTTAACGCGCTGTCTGGCTGGTTACTGGTTTTGCTCACTGTGGCCATTGCCGGGCAGGGCACCAGTGTTGATTTACTCTCGCAAAGCGCGCTCGCTCAAGTTGTGCACGTGACGTCGCTGGGCCTTATCATGTCTGGCCTGGTGGTATTTATGGCCATCATTCTTATGCGCTTTTCGCTTAACTATATGGCCGGGGAGCCACGCCTGGCTGTTTACTGGCGCTGGTTGCTGGGCACACTGGCCGCGGTGTCTCTGGTGGTTTTGAGTAATCATTTACTCTTATTCTTGCTGGGCTGGACTTTGATAAGCCTGGCTTTGCATCAGCTGTTGCTATTCTATCCCGAGCGTCCCCGTGCTGCGCTGGGCGCGCACAAAAAGTTTATTCTGGCACGTCTGGCCGAGCTGGCGTTGCTTATTGCCGTGCTGTGTTTGTACCAGGCCCACGACACCTTCCTGTTAAGCGATATTCTCGCTCATTATCAGGCACCGAACCCAGAGGTCAGTGTTTACGCCCAGATTGCGGCCGTCATGCTGGTCATTGTTGCGCTGATCAAATGTGCGCAGCTGCCAGTCCATGGCTGGCTGATGCAGGTGGTTGAAGCGCCTACGCCGGTCAGTGCCTTGTTACACGCTGGTGTTATTAATCTCGGTGGTTTTTTAATGATAGTGTTTGCGCCTCTGGTGATGCAGGTCGCTGCGGCTCAGTGGTTGTTGCTGCTGGCTGGTGGCCTGACTACGGTGCTTGCGGCACTCATCATGACCACCCGGGTCAGCGTAAAGGTGCGTCTTGCCTGGTCAACCAGTGCGCAGATGGGCCTGATGCTGGTTGAATGTGCGCTGGGGTTATACGAGCTGGCACTACTGCATTTACTGGCTCACTCCGCCTACAAGGCACACGCCTTTCTTAACTCAGGCAGTGCGGTTCGCGATAACCTGCAGGCGCGTTTGGCGGTGTCCGTTACTCCTTCGCTGGCACACTGGCTGGGCGCGGCACTACTTAGCCTGGGTCTGGTTGCGCTCACCTACTGGCTGGTCGGTCAGGGCTCCGCATTAAGTATGTGGGCGCTACTGGCCATGTCACTGACTTTGCTTCTTGCGCAGCGCAGCAGTGCCTATCATAGCCTGCCGTGGACAGGTGTGCTGCTGGTCAGTGTACTGCTGCTGGCCAGCTATGCGGCAATGAAGACACTGCTGGCGCAGACCGTGTTTGCCGACGTATCTCTGCATGAGGCCCCTCTGAGTGCCGCTGATAGTGTCGTGATGGTGCTGTTTGTCAGCTTATTTGTGCTGAACTGGTTATTAACCTACCGCGCGGCACATCCCCGGGTGCAAAGTTTATCCGTGGTGCTTTTTGCCGGTTTGTATCTGGACGAGTGGTGGACCCGTCTGACATTGAAAATCTGGCCTGTGAAGTTACCCGCGCCAGTTAAATCGCAGCGCGCCGCCAAGCGCCAGTATGGATTAATTCAGGAGTCTTAACATGGCAAGTGATACATGCACGCTCACACAAGCGCAGTACAGCGCTGTCCAGGGGGCCTGTCAGCAGTTAGCACCCAGCTGGCCGCTGGATCAGATGATAGCCGTCAGCCCTTACTGGCCGATGCGCCATGAGCGCATAGAGCAGGTCAGTGCCCGGCTCAGCGCACTGGCCGGTATTTCCATGCTAATGCCTGAGAGCGACTACCTTGACTGGTATCGACGCGGTCTGATCAGCCCGCAAGCTCTGCGCACTGCATTGGCAGAATCCGGGCTGGGATTAAACGTCGATGAACTGATCCAGACAATCGAACAGCGCGGGGAAAAGCTGCCCTGGCAGTCGTTATCGGCGCTGCTTGATGAGCACCGGGCGCGCCACAAAATGGCCTGGCGCGACGAGATAATTCATCAGATCAGCCAGTTTTGTGCCGCTCATTTTCAGCAGGCGCAGCCTATGTTGCACCGCGAGCACAGCCAGGCACAGCCGGATTTATACGCGCACTGGCTGGTAGTCAGCCAGCGCGACCGGGGGCTCAGCATTGTACTGGATGAGCCTGACTTGCACCGCTACTTCAAACAGTTACCGGATGATCCGAACGCATTGATAGCGGAGGCGTTGAGCACTTTTGGTGTGCAGGACGAGCAGGTTGAACTGTATGCACACGCATTACTGCTGGATATTGGAGGATGGGGCGCCTGGGTTGCCTATCTGCGCTGGCAGGGCGAGCTCAATGGCGAGCCACACGATCAGATGCTGGATCTGTTGGCAATTCGTATGGCCTGGGAGCTGGTATTGTGGCGCTATCAGCAAGCACATTTTCCAACTTTTTTACCACTTTGGAGCACTCATGGAAACAGTCTCTCGGCCGGTTGCAAAACCTACCGACGCAACATCAGACACAACAAAAGCCCCTGTGGGTTTGGGCCAGAGCGGCGGAGCTAAGTTATCAGCAGCAGCTTCACTATGCATTGAGCAGCCCGACAAACACACCGGCGCACGCCATACAGTGTCAAGCCGCATTTTGTATCGATGTACGTTCTGAAATCTATCGCCGCGCGCTCGAAGCGCAAAGCGATGGCGTCCAGACTATGGGGTTTGCAGGCTTTTTTGGCCTGCCACTTTCCTACCAGCCGCAGCAGGCTGACGTGAACCGGCCTCAGTGCCCGGGGTTATTACTGCCCAGCCTGGTGGCCACGCATGCACAATCCGACAAGCACGGCGCAGCTTCGCTGAATGCTCAGGCCCGCTGGCAGGGATTTTCTAAATCGGCCACCGCGTCCTTTTCTATGGTGGAATCGGCAGGCTGGCTGGATACGTTTAAGCTCCTGAAAAAGGCATTCTTTGCCTCTGAGCAGGCCCACCCGGTCGATAAGCTGGCCAACAGCCAGGACTGGTCGCTGACACAAAACGGCGAAGAGCTGAGTGCCCGGCAAAAAGCTGAGCTGGCCGCCGGTGTGTTGCATGCAATGGGATTCGAGCAGTTTGCACCTACGGTATTGTTAGTGGGCCATGGCAGTCACTCGACCAATAACTTGCAAGAAGCCGGGCTTGGATGCGGTGCCTGTGGCGGACAAAGTGGTGAGGTGAACGTCAAAGTGTTGGCCTGGCTGCTTAACGACAAAGCGGTGCGCACCGAATTGCAGGCACTGGGGGTTGAAATACCAGAGCAGACCCGATTTATTGCGGCGCTGCATAATACCACCACCGATCATCTGCGCTGTTATGGCGAACAACCGGGCACTGAGATCATGTCCTGGTTGCAAAGTGCCACAGCGGCGGCGCAAAAAGAACGCGCAACGAAGCTGGATGAACAGCTGGCAGATGCCGACCGTGAAGCGCTGGACCAGGCCCTGATAGCCCGCAGCCTGGATTGGTCTCAGACGCGCCCAGAATGGGGATTGGCAAACAATGCGGCCTTTATTGTCGCGCCGCGCAGCTGGACCCGGGGCGTTGATCTACAGGGGCGCAGTTTTTTACACGACTATCAGTGGCAGCACGACCCGGACTTTAAGGTGCTCGAAACCATTATGACCGCGCCTATGCTGGTCACCCATTGGATCAACATGCAGTACAACGCCTCAACCACAGACAATTTGCATTTTGGCAGTGGTAACAAGGTGCTGCACAACGCGGTTGGCGGCAACATCGGCGTGTTTGAGGGCAATGGCGGAGATCTCAGAACCGGCCTTGCGATGCAGTCCCTGCACAATGGACACGACTGGATGCACCAGATGCAGCGACTGTCGGTCTACCTGGCTGCTCCCAAATCGGCAATTAAAGAGATCACCGCGCGTCATGATGTGGTTAAACAGTTGATCGATAACGAGTGGTTGTACGTATTCCAGTGGCAAGAAACAGGTGAAATAAGCCGTTTTTATCAGCAGCGTTGGTGGCCGGTGTCTGCGGCGCAGATCAGCCAAGATGAAGAACAGAAAATAGTACAGTGTCTTTGATTTCTGGTATGGCTAATACCAGAACAAAGCTGTGGGGCACGAAGCGGCAACCGTAAGGTTGCCGCTTTTTTTATTGCCAAACGGTTTGGTATATTGGTGTTGATCTGCCAAAGTTAACAATAACCCTTTCAATTTCATCAAGGGTTTGGGTGAGATATAAAAGAAGCAAGCGCAACAAGCAATGTGGGAGTGAACATGTCGGGAGATATCGTCAAAATTCAGGCGCAGCACTGGTCCGCCACGCAGCTGAAGCTAAAAGCACTCAATGAAAAAATGGCTGAACTGGCGCCTTTGATACTCGAAGCGGCCGAGCAGCTCGACCCAGACTGCAGTAGTTACGATGCCAGCCAACGGCAGGCACTGGCGCAACGTCTTAAAGCAGCGCTTGGCGCAGATGAGCCAGACTCATTGGCATAAACGGGTGGGTAACAAATGCCCCTTACTTTGTCATTGCACCGGACATAAACCGCTCTAAAATAATAACGACAGCAGGAGGCCGGTAAATACGATGACGTTATCACAGTGCGTTTTTATTTGTAGTGTATTGATATCCGGCCTGTCTTTGGTCAAGGTGGCTAGGGCAGAGGTGCTGGATGTCTCGGTTGGCTGGACAAAGCCGCCGTATGTCATTGAGCAGGGCGATACCGGATTCGAACTGGATATGGTGAAAGCCATTTTTGCTGAGCTGGGCCATGAAATTCGTTTTTTATATGTGCCTTTTGGTCGCTCTGATTCTTTGTTGAAAACGCAAAAAGTGGATGCGGCACTGACCATGAACCGGCGCATGGACCTGGCCGGTGCGGTTTTGTCTGAACCCTACATTACCTACCACAATACCGCCATCAGTTTAAAAAAACGCAACCTGAAAATACACAGTGTCAGTGCACTGGAGAATTATGCCGTGATTGGCTTCCAAAATGCCTCTGTGGTGTTGGGTATGGAGTATCGGCTCGCCACTGCCAACAGCCCTTTGTACATTGAGCTGCCCGATCAGCAAAAACAAGTAGAATTATTGCTTAGTGGCAAAGTGGATGTGGTGGTGATGGATATTAATATTTTTAACCACCTGAGCAAGGCCGTTCTGGGTCAGGATCAGATGCCCAATGTCAACGTTCACCATTTGTTTGCGGCAACGCCTTATCGTATTGCCTTTCGCGACCCGGCGCTTAAAGACGCTTTTAACCTCAAAATGGTCCAGTTTAAAAACAGCCCCGCCTATTACAAATTGCTGCACAAGTACGAGTTTTTGCAGTGAGTAGGGTTGTCATGGCTATAAACTTGGGATGGCGTTTCCATTGAGTTTCGGATTGCGAGGCACTGGCACCTAGGGCACAGGTCGAATATGATAAATTTAAATCAGGTCTTGCCGATATTACGGCTGTGCCTGTCGGCTCACTCAGACACAAGGATTGAAGCAAATGGTGGAAATTAATCGCGCAAATCAGGTTCCGGTTCATTCACAAACAGGCCGTACTGAGCAACAGGCACTTGCTCAGAAAGTTAGGGCGCATAGCCTTGAGCTTGCAAACCCAGCCAAGCAAGATGAGATCACTTTTAATCGCGCGTCTGGTATATCGGAAGAGATCTCAAAACGTCTTGATGAAGAAGCGTCACGGCGCACACTCAGTTACGTTACCGAAATGAAAAGAACACAATCGGCACTGCAAACCAGTGTGGAAGAGTTTGCCGCGTTCAAAGAAGCGCAGCTGGCGGAAAACCCAGGCCTCGATCTGAGTAATCTCGACCTTTCATTACAAAAAGATGGTTCTTTGAAACTTACAGCCTCTAATCTGTCAGCGTCACAGCTTGCGTCACTGGAGCAAAAGCTGGCTGACAATGATAAGCTTAAAAACGCATTCACCCAGGTCCACAGCGGCATAATTTCGGGCCTAAAGCACCGTGATAGTGGCAGTAATGCGGACCTTCAGAAAAATGACCTGCATGGTGCATTGCGGCTCAATGAGTTAACTGAGCGCTTCAGTGAGCAGTTCCACCCGGATGGTTTCGGCCAGGATTACACCACGCTTTCACAGCAGCTCAATAGTGAAACTGGTTTGTTTGGGCATTTCTTGCTTGAGTCAGTAAACCCCAAGATCAGTGTAATGGTTTGATTGAACTTCCTGAGTTCCGCGCTACTCTAAAACCACTTCTCTGCGTGCTTTTCCTTTTCAGTGGCCTTCTGACAATACGTAGACAGGGCTTTTGTGTATATCAGTCCAACTGTGACAATGTATGTCTGTTTTTGTCGTTTTAATGCATTAAATGACACCTTTGCTTCGGTTATGATAGATGCCAAAGGAGTAATGCATGACCACAAAACAAGTATATTTTATCGCCGACGGGTTTCAGGCCCTGGATTTATTTGGGCCATTAGATGCGTTTATGGAAACCAACTGCCATGTGCCCCATGCCTATGACTGTAAGTTACTGAGTATTGAGGCCGGTGCAGTTGTAACTGTGTATGGCCAGCAAGTTCAGGCTGATTTTGGCCTGGAAGACGAATTTGCTGTGGACGACCTGATCATCTGTGGTGGCAATGGCATGCGCACGCTGTCGTTCAGTGCAGCGCAGCTTAGTGCGCTATCGGCACTGGCGGCCAGAGCCAAGCGGGTGTTTAGTATCTGTACCGGTGCTTTTGTGCTGGCCCAGCTTTTTCCAAAGCAGGCGTTAACGCTCACAACCCACTGGCGGCACTGTGAAAGCCTGGCCCGACAAAATGCCCATTGCACCGTTTCGCCCGATCCGCTCTATATTCAGGACGAGCACATTTGGTCATCGGCTGGGGTGTTGTCGGGGGTTGACCTGGCACTGGCCATAGTACGAGAAGATCACGGTAACAGCATTGCCGCGCAGGTGGCAAAAGATCTGGTGGTCTACTTGCAACGCGCCGGCAACCAGCATCAGTATTCAGATGCTCTGGCGCTGCAATCTGGTGACAGTTTAAAGCTCTCTCCATTGCTGGATTGGCTAAGTACGCAGCTTAATCAGTCTGTTACGGTAGCGCGAATGGCCGAGTTTTGTCACCTCAGCGAGCGACAACTCACTCGCTTGTTTAAACAGCACCTTAACTGTACACCCAGCCATTATTTTAAAGTCCTGAAACTCAATCACGCCCGAGATCTGTTGAGTGAAGAAAACATCAGTTTGCAGCACGTGGCAACAAAACTGGGGTTTACTTGTTATGACAGTTTCAGGCGTGCATTTGTCAGGCAATTCGGCGTATCACCGTCACACTACACAAAAGGAATTAACTGATGAGACAGGTACTTAGGGGGCTGCTGTTTACTTGTATGACCGCGCAGGCCGACGCGGCATTACTTAACCAGGCCCAGCAGCAGGCCTGGCTTGAAGACATTAATTTCTATGCCCGACAAGTAAAAACGCAGCATATTCAGCCATTTCATACCCTGGCAGAATCGGACTTCGATCAGATGATTAGCGCGCTTAAAGCGCAATTAGGGGCGCTGAGTGAAGTGCAGGTAGAAGTGCAATTGATGGCAATCAGCCGGGCAATAGGCGACGGACACAGTAACTATTTAATGATGTCGGGTAAGCATCAGCACTTTCCGTTTCGCTTTAAGTTTTTTGGCGAAACTTTGCGAGTGGTCGATACCATACCTGAGCACCGTCATTTACTGGGTATGCAGTTGCGCGAAATCAATGGGGTGAGTGTGAGTGAGCTGTATAAGCAGTTGCCTGCCTTTTTGCCTGGCGTGGATAATCAATTCAGCGAGCAAAGCAGTTTTGAATATTATCTGACCTTGCATAAGTTGTTGTTCGGTCTTGGCATAGTTGAGGAAAAATCACCGGCGTTATTTCGTTTTACGGGGGAGGAGGGTGACGTTAGCGCCAAAATATCGCCTGTGAGTATGCGGGAATTTGGCAAGCTGAGCTCTGCATATGTGCGCTCAGAGCCAAAGTTATCAGCGCTGGATATAGGCATGCCTGGGATCAGCCTGAGCCTATTAGACAAAAGTAAAACGGCTTATTTTGACTTTGCATCGTACCCGACACCCGAGCAAGTGATGTCGCACTGTGATGCACTGCAGGCCAGATTAAAAGCGGCCGGTTCGCGCTATCTGATCATCGACTTCAGGGGCAATCGTGGTGGTAACTTTTACGCGGGCCTGGCATTGTCTGCCTGTTTATTGCCGCTGGATCAGTTTGACTGGATGCAGGGGGTTTATGTGTTATCCGACGGCGCGACGTTCTCTGCCGCCATGTCTAATACTGTGCAGTTCAAGCAGATCCTGAATGCCAGAGTGGCTGGCACGCCAACTGGCGGAGATCCCAACCATTTTGCAGAAAATAGCGTGTATTCTTTGCCTAATTCAGGGCGGCGGTTCAGCTTGTCTAAGCGTTATTACCCGTTCAGCGACGTGCAAAGCGATGCGGTGTATCCGGATATCCAGATAGCGCCGAGCTGGGAGGATTATCGTCAGGGGAAGGATACGGTACTCAATGAGGTGTTAGCTCAACTGAGTTCACTTTAAATTGCTTTTTATTTAACATTTGGGAGGGTTTTATGTCGCTGCATGCACTTTAAAGGCGCCTAAATATTTGATTTAAAAATTCACTTGTTAATTTTATTTTTTATTTATGTGAAATTTATTTCTGTGCCACAGGTCTTGTTGTATGAATTTTAAAAGGAGATACAACATGACCACATTATGCAAACCAGCGACTTTCTACCCTGAGCACTTAGTCAATGCCGATGATATCATGACTGTGATTGAAATTTGTCACCCCGATAGCCCCTACAAACAGCGGGCGTTTGAAATGATCCAAAACACCGAAGTGAAAAACCGGCACCTGATCTTACCTCTGACTGAGGTTGTTAAGCTTGGGGACTTTGGCGCGCGGGCTGCTCGTTATAAGGATGCGGCCATCGACATGGCCGAAACCGTTGCCAGGGAGGCGATAAACAATGCCAAACTAGATACGGCCGAGATTGATATGGTGATAGCCACGTCCTGCACCGGATTTATGATGCCCTCGTTAACCGCGCACCTGATCAACCGCCTGGACTTGCCAAACGAAACCAAGCAAATTCCTATTGCACAACTGGGTTGTGTGGCGGGGGCCTCGGCGATTGGCCGGGCGTTTGAGTATTGTCAGAATCGTACCAACAGCAATGTTCTGATCGTCTGCGTTGAAACCTCCTCATTGTGTTTTCATAAAGAGGCCAACCGCTTACAGGACTTTATTAGCGATGCGCTATTTGCCGACGGCGCAGCGGCTGTGGTAATGCGGGGTGACAGCCAGGTGCCAGGCCTTAAGCTGATTAATAATCAGAGTGTGACCATTAAAGATACCATGCCTTACATTGAGTATGATATTACCCACCAGGGTTTTAAGTTTTCTCTGGATAAGGAAGTTATGCACTCAATTCCCCATGTAGCACCTTATTTGCAATCATTTTGCAGACGCAGCTTGTCGCGCGATGCCAATCAGGTCGACAGCACCATTTTTCATACCGGTGGTAAGCGTATTCTCGATGAGCTGGTTCGGTGTTTATCGCTTGAGCCTGAGATGGTTGCACGCTCACGTGCTTGTCTGGCCGAAACGGGCAACACTTCCAGCGTGGCTGTCATTGATGTCTTGAAGCGTACCTTTGACAGCGCCAGACGCGGCGATGCCAGCCTGCTTGCGGCTTTTGGCCCCGGGTTTACCTCAGAGATGAGCGTAGGCGTGTGGCACTAAGTGATGCTCAGGCTAGAACAAGGTTAAAAACCAAAGCCGCCTGGATAAACAATCATGCAGGTTGGTTTTGGGCACCTGCCAGCGGGTAAACCATGCTGCCAAGCGGGCCGCTATTCAGAGTGACGGACCAACTATATGCGCATTTTTAAATCGCATTTTTATTTTGATACTGCCATGCAGATTGCAAAAGCTTCTTTCAATGAAATTTTAAAACCTTTAATTTCAATGGTTTAAAATTAGCCTCATGCTTGCAATCTCCAATGTAGCAAAACAAAACGTTGGAGAGTCACATGAAAAAACTAGTCTTTGGAGCCTGCATCTTTTCTGCAGGGTTATCGGCCGCCCCGTTCGACACATGCCCGTCAAAAGCATTCCTGGTGCAGGGCAATACAGCAACTATGTACGGTGTTAATCTGGTGTCGGGGTCGTATACCACCTTTGCGCAAAGTGTAGGTACCAATAATAAACTCAACGGCATAGGGTTTAGTGTTTATGACCGCTACATCTATGGCTGGGATTACAGCAATAAAGACATTGGTCGTGTAGGAAAAGATTACGTTCTTGAGCCCATAACAACGTCTGGGTTTCCGGATACGCACTTTTATGTGGGTGATGTTGCCATTCATGAAAACGCATTTTACGTTTATAAAAAGGGTGCCAGCCTGGGCCTGTACCGTGTATCGCTCGATGAAGACAGCGGCGACTATCTGCAAGCACAGCGGATCATTGATGGCAGCGCACTCAACCTCAATATTTTTGATATGGCGTTTGCGCCCGATGAGAATGCCAGCCTGGCCTACAGTGTAGACAGCAATGGTAATTTGCATCGCATTGACGTATCGAACGGCACCAGCACCAACCTGGGCAATGTGGGTCAGTCGGGCACATTTGGTGCGGTGTATTTTGACGTTGAAAGCAACTTTTATATCAGCAGAAACCAGGATGGTCATGTTTTTAAGATTGATATAAGCAACCCGGCTAACACCCAATTATTTGCCTATGGTCCGCTGTCGAACACCAATGACGGTGCACGTTGCGCAACAGCCCCCATTATTGATGACACGCAAGAGCCAACCATTGACTACGGTGATGCTCCCGACAGTTATGGCACGTCGCTTAGTGCCAATGGTGCACGTCATCATAT
The Pseudoalteromonas viridis DNA segment above includes these coding regions:
- a CDS encoding NADH-quinone oxidoreductase subunit L yields the protein MSISLMMMLVITLSFALSAWYCGRAGHISRRFVNALSGWLLVLLTVAIAGQGTSVDLLSQSALAQVVHVTSLGLIMSGLVVFMAIILMRFSLNYMAGEPRLAVYWRWLLGTLAAVSLVVLSNHLLLFLLGWTLISLALHQLLLFYPERPRAALGAHKKFILARLAELALLIAVLCLYQAHDTFLLSDILAHYQAPNPEVSVYAQIAAVMLVIVALIKCAQLPVHGWLMQVVEAPTPVSALLHAGVINLGGFLMIVFAPLVMQVAAAQWLLLLAGGLTTVLAALIMTTRVSVKVRLAWSTSAQMGLMLVECALGLYELALLHLLAHSAYKAHAFLNSGSAVRDNLQARLAVSVTPSLAHWLGAALLSLGLVALTYWLVGQGSALSMWALLAMSLTLLLAQRSSAYHSLPWTGVLLVSVLLLASYAAMKTLLAQTVFADVSLHEAPLSAADSVVMVLFVSLFVLNWLLTYRAAHPRVQSLSVVLFAGLYLDEWWTRLTLKIWPVKLPAPVKSQRAAKRQYGLIQES
- a CDS encoding putative inorganic carbon transporter subunit DabA, with the protein product MASDTCTLTQAQYSAVQGACQQLAPSWPLDQMIAVSPYWPMRHERIEQVSARLSALAGISMLMPESDYLDWYRRGLISPQALRTALAESGLGLNVDELIQTIEQRGEKLPWQSLSALLDEHRARHKMAWRDEIIHQISQFCAAHFQQAQPMLHREHSQAQPDLYAHWLVVSQRDRGLSIVLDEPDLHRYFKQLPDDPNALIAEALSTFGVQDEQVELYAHALLLDIGGWGAWVAYLRWQGELNGEPHDQMLDLLAIRMAWELVLWRYQQAHFPTFLPLWSTHGNSLSAGCKTYRRNIRHNKSPCGFGPERRS
- a CDS encoding putative inorganic carbon transporter subunit DabA produces the protein MQNLPTQHQTQQKPLWVWARAAELSYQQQLHYALSSPTNTPAHAIQCQAAFCIDVRSEIYRRALEAQSDGVQTMGFAGFFGLPLSYQPQQADVNRPQCPGLLLPSLVATHAQSDKHGAASLNAQARWQGFSKSATASFSMVESAGWLDTFKLLKKAFFASEQAHPVDKLANSQDWSLTQNGEELSARQKAELAAGVLHAMGFEQFAPTVLLVGHGSHSTNNLQEAGLGCGACGGQSGEVNVKVLAWLLNDKAVRTELQALGVEIPEQTRFIAALHNTTTDHLRCYGEQPGTEIMSWLQSATAAAQKERATKLDEQLADADREALDQALIARSLDWSQTRPEWGLANNAAFIVAPRSWTRGVDLQGRSFLHDYQWQHDPDFKVLETIMTAPMLVTHWINMQYNASTTDNLHFGSGNKVLHNAVGGNIGVFEGNGGDLRTGLAMQSLHNGHDWMHQMQRLSVYLAAPKSAIKEITARHDVVKQLIDNEWLYVFQWQETGEISRFYQQRWWPVSAAQISQDEEQKIVQCL
- a CDS encoding substrate-binding periplasmic protein yields the protein MTLSQCVFICSVLISGLSLVKVARAEVLDVSVGWTKPPYVIEQGDTGFELDMVKAIFAELGHEIRFLYVPFGRSDSLLKTQKVDAALTMNRRMDLAGAVLSEPYITYHNTAISLKKRNLKIHSVSALENYAVIGFQNASVVLGMEYRLATANSPLYIELPDQQKQVELLLSGKVDVVVMDINIFNHLSKAVLGQDQMPNVNVHHLFAATPYRIAFRDPALKDAFNLKMVQFKNSPAYYKLLHKYEFLQ
- a CDS encoding GlxA family transcriptional regulator, with the translated sequence MTTKQVYFIADGFQALDLFGPLDAFMETNCHVPHAYDCKLLSIEAGAVVTVYGQQVQADFGLEDEFAVDDLIICGGNGMRTLSFSAAQLSALSALAARAKRVFSICTGAFVLAQLFPKQALTLTTHWRHCESLARQNAHCTVSPDPLYIQDEHIWSSAGVLSGVDLALAIVREDHGNSIAAQVAKDLVVYLQRAGNQHQYSDALALQSGDSLKLSPLLDWLSTQLNQSVTVARMAEFCHLSERQLTRLFKQHLNCTPSHYFKVLKLNHARDLLSEENISLQHVATKLGFTCYDSFRRAFVRQFGVSPSHYTKGIN
- a CDS encoding peptidase S41; this encodes MRQVLRGLLFTCMTAQADAALLNQAQQQAWLEDINFYARQVKTQHIQPFHTLAESDFDQMISALKAQLGALSEVQVEVQLMAISRAIGDGHSNYLMMSGKHQHFPFRFKFFGETLRVVDTIPEHRHLLGMQLREINGVSVSELYKQLPAFLPGVDNQFSEQSSFEYYLTLHKLLFGLGIVEEKSPALFRFTGEEGDVSAKISPVSMREFGKLSSAYVRSEPKLSALDIGMPGISLSLLDKSKTAYFDFASYPTPEQVMSHCDALQARLKAAGSRYLIIDFRGNRGGNFYAGLALSACLLPLDQFDWMQGVYVLSDGATFSAAMSNTVQFKQILNARVAGTPTGGDPNHFAENSVYSLPNSGRRFSLSKRYYPFSDVQSDAVYPDIQIAPSWEDYRQGKDTVLNEVLAQLSSL
- a CDS encoding type III polyketide synthase, with amino-acid sequence MTTLCKPATFYPEHLVNADDIMTVIEICHPDSPYKQRAFEMIQNTEVKNRHLILPLTEVVKLGDFGARAARYKDAAIDMAETVAREAINNAKLDTAEIDMVIATSCTGFMMPSLTAHLINRLDLPNETKQIPIAQLGCVAGASAIGRAFEYCQNRTNSNVLIVCVETSSLCFHKEANRLQDFISDALFADGAAAVVMRGDSQVPGLKLINNQSVTIKDTMPYIEYDITHQGFKFSLDKEVMHSIPHVAPYLQSFCRRSLSRDANQVDSTIFHTGGKRILDELVRCLSLEPEMVARSRACLAETGNTSSVAVIDVLKRTFDSARRGDASLLAAFGPGFTSEMSVGVWH